The following coding sequences lie in one Mucilaginibacter sp. KACC 22773 genomic window:
- a CDS encoding polysaccharide biosynthesis protein, whose translation MIYLRNLLFQDKFHSRWLILLTDLGIVLISLCLSFSVKGKLDLEQNNLYYIAFYCSNAVFIFLVMRVHTHIIRHSNTRDMLRILTAVFVSTVAFVIIYHLVFATYLNINLQGLGDVLFINFFISSSLLMGMRIVIKDVFKYFDEPGYKIEKENVLIYGSGTSSILIKNTLEGQRGFMINVQGFIDTGDDKVYKCLEQKRVYPITAITRLNNKYGIKKMFITSEDIQTEGKRTAIAKCVELGIKVITVPPSNEWINGQPNLKQFKDLKIEDLLERKPIKLSCKHIFDDIQGKRVLVTGAAGSIGSELVRQILGYEPEFVVLCDQAETPLHEIQLEIEEGIHADKARIFIANIQNETRIKSLFELYRPQIVFHAAAYKHVPMMENNPTEAVLTNIGGTKNLADISVLFGVEKFVMISTDKAVRPTNVMGASKRIAEMYIQSLNSKTFDNRFFCSDLCNGVLNQTKFITTRFGNVMGSNGSVIPRFKAQIEKGGPVTVTHPEITRYFMTIPEAVQLVIEAAIMGNGGEIFLFDMGLPVKIADLAANMIKLVGMVPGEDIKIVYTGLRPGEKLYEELLNIEEEVIPTYNKDIKISKTIPVKYADVNKVVNELLELNLCRDIDLMVAKMKNILPDFISNNSRYEKLDAGIPVSIRC comes from the coding sequence ATGATATACCTCAGGAATTTATTGTTTCAGGACAAATTTCATTCAAGGTGGCTAATACTATTAACCGATCTTGGTATTGTCCTCATATCCTTATGCTTGTCGTTTTCGGTAAAAGGTAAACTCGATCTGGAACAGAACAACCTTTACTATATAGCATTTTATTGCAGTAACGCCGTGTTTATCTTTTTAGTAATGCGGGTACACACGCATATTATAAGGCATTCAAACACCCGCGACATGCTGCGCATTCTTACAGCTGTTTTTGTAAGCACTGTTGCCTTCGTGATAATTTATCATTTGGTGTTCGCAACATATCTTAACATAAATTTGCAAGGCTTAGGGGATGTTTTGTTTATCAATTTTTTTATCTCCTCATCGCTGCTGATGGGCATGCGTATTGTTATCAAAGACGTTTTTAAATACTTTGATGAACCCGGGTATAAAATAGAAAAAGAAAATGTTTTGATATATGGTTCGGGTACATCTTCTATCCTGATAAAGAATACTTTGGAAGGCCAGCGGGGGTTTATGATAAATGTTCAGGGCTTTATCGACACAGGCGACGACAAAGTTTATAAGTGCCTTGAGCAAAAGCGGGTTTATCCTATTACAGCTATTACCAGGTTGAACAATAAATACGGTATCAAAAAAATGTTCATAACGTCTGAAGATATACAAACCGAAGGTAAAAGAACGGCAATAGCAAAGTGTGTTGAATTAGGTATCAAGGTAATTACAGTTCCGCCATCAAATGAATGGATAAACGGCCAACCTAATTTAAAGCAGTTTAAGGATCTGAAAATTGAAGATTTGCTTGAACGTAAGCCCATTAAACTCTCGTGTAAGCATATTTTTGATGATATACAGGGTAAAAGAGTTTTAGTAACGGGTGCAGCAGGTTCAATAGGATCTGAACTGGTAAGGCAAATTTTAGGATATGAACCCGAATTTGTGGTGTTGTGCGACCAGGCCGAAACCCCATTGCACGAAATTCAATTAGAGATTGAAGAGGGAATACATGCCGACAAAGCGCGTATTTTTATTGCCAATATCCAAAACGAAACCCGTATTAAAAGCTTGTTTGAATTGTACAGGCCGCAAATTGTTTTCCACGCGGCGGCTTACAAGCATGTGCCCATGATGGAAAATAATCCCACAGAAGCGGTGCTGACAAATATAGGAGGTACTAAGAACTTAGCCGATATATCGGTCTTGTTTGGTGTAGAAAAGTTTGTGATGATATCGACAGATAAGGCAGTAAGGCCAACTAATGTTATGGGTGCTTCAAAACGCATTGCCGAAATGTATATTCAATCGTTAAACAGCAAAACATTTGACAACCGTTTTTTTTGTAGCGATTTATGTAATGGAGTGCTAAATCAAACTAAATTTATTACGACGCGTTTTGGCAACGTAATGGGGTCAAACGGATCGGTAATACCACGGTTCAAAGCACAAATTGAAAAAGGGGGACCGGTTACCGTAACCCATCCCGAAATTACGCGGTATTTTATGACTATACCCGAAGCTGTGCAACTTGTAATTGAAGCCGCGATAATGGGCAACGGCGGCGAAATATTTTTATTTGATATGGGACTGCCTGTTAAAATTGCCGATCTGGCTGCCAACATGATAAAATTAGTGGGAATGGTGCCTGGCGAAGACATAAAAATTGTTTATACCGGCCTAAGGCCCGGCGAGAAGCTTTACGAGGAGCTGCTAAACATTGAAGAGGAAGTTATACCCACGTACAACAAGGACATAAAAATTTCAAAAACCATCCCTGTAAAATACGCCGATGTTAATAAGGTTGTAAATGAACTACTTGAACTTAATTTATGCAGGGATATTGATTTAATGGTAGCCAAAATGAAAAATATTTTGCCTGACTTTATTAGCAATAATTCGCGATATGAAAAATTGGATGCCGGGATACCGGTGAGCATACGGTGCTAA
- a CDS encoding GNAT family N-acetyltransferase, which translates to MTKVLTILNREEWTNYIRGAAEYDFYHTWHYHTIENSLESKSRPLLFVYQQGDDYIVFPLIERNIPGTDFFDLTCVYGFSGPVSNKKMENLEDSFIENFRGAFISFLSGSNYISLFIRMHPFYKQQKLLDKFGGVHSNGKTVVIDLFKSIDDQREDYRQSTMDAIKHAWKKGFRVVEEKGPKALEIFAGIYRESMKRVGAADSYLFNDQYFNNICNTNEYDARVLMVYDGATVMSSTIITFTNDIIQAHLVGTRAEYLHESPTKFLVDEITLIGRREGMRYYNLGGGLGYKHDKLFEWKAAFSKLHFEFNTWRYIANPAVYQNLLAQKGINNNPEIDFFPLYRYA; encoded by the coding sequence ATGACAAAAGTACTAACCATTCTTAATAGGGAAGAGTGGACAAACTACATTCGGGGGGCGGCCGAATATGATTTTTATCATACCTGGCATTATCACACTATCGAAAATTCACTTGAAAGTAAATCCCGGCCGCTTTTATTTGTATACCAGCAGGGCGATGACTATATCGTATTCCCGTTAATTGAACGTAATATACCTGGAACGGATTTTTTTGACCTTACTTGTGTTTATGGATTCTCGGGCCCGGTTTCGAACAAAAAGATGGAAAACCTTGAGGACAGCTTTATTGAGAATTTTAGGGGTGCATTTATTTCCTTTCTTTCCGGCAGCAATTACATTTCGCTATTTATTCGAATGCATCCCTTTTACAAGCAGCAAAAGCTGCTTGATAAATTTGGAGGGGTACATTCAAATGGCAAAACGGTAGTGATTGATTTGTTTAAAAGCATTGACGACCAGCGTGAGGATTACCGGCAAAGCACTATGGATGCCATTAAACATGCCTGGAAAAAGGGGTTCAGGGTAGTAGAAGAAAAGGGCCCAAAGGCCCTGGAGATTTTTGCCGGTATTTATAGGGAGAGCATGAAAAGGGTAGGAGCAGCCGATTCTTATTTATTCAATGATCAATATTTTAACAACATATGCAATACAAATGAATATGATGCACGGGTGCTAATGGTTTATGACGGTGCCACTGTTATGTCAAGCACCATTATAACTTTTACCAACGATATTATACAGGCTCATTTGGTTGGCACGCGGGCCGAATATCTGCACGAAAGCCCCACAAAGTTTCTGGTTGACGAAATTACGCTCATTGGCAGGCGCGAGGGGATGAGATATTATAATTTGGGTGGTGGCCTTGGCTACAAACACGATAAACTTTTTGAATGGAAAGCCGCATTTTCGAAATTACATTTTGAATTTAACACCTGGCGTTATATTGCAAACCCTGCCGTTTATCAAAATTTACTTGCTCAAAAAGGAATTAACAATAACCCGGAAATAGATTTTTTCCCACTCTATCGCTACGCATAA
- a CDS encoding GNAT family N-acetyltransferase — translation MTISIYIRPLVVEDALVSYAWRNDPLIWIYTGYKPVNYITAVIETAWLQGELLKENQARFAICVKELNTYIGNVQLLDLTAHDAELHLFIGNRLYWGKGIGYQATMKILNYGFLIKELDLIYLKVHPSNISAITVYEKAGFEIKGKQDDLICMNITKSKFIAAQNCKN, via the coding sequence ATGACAATATCAATATACATACGGCCATTGGTTGTAGAAGATGCACTGGTTTCTTACGCCTGGCGCAACGATCCGTTAATTTGGATTTACACAGGCTACAAACCAGTTAATTACATTACTGCAGTGATTGAAACCGCCTGGCTGCAGGGCGAATTACTTAAAGAAAATCAGGCACGATTTGCAATTTGCGTTAAAGAACTTAATACCTATATAGGTAACGTTCAGTTGTTAGATTTAACCGCTCATGATGCCGAACTACATCTTTTTATCGGCAACAGGCTTTATTGGGGTAAAGGCATTGGTTACCAGGCAACTATGAAAATTCTAAATTATGGTTTCCTGATAAAAGAACTGGACCTTATCTATCTTAAGGTTCACCCCTCAAATATATCGGCCATAACAGTATATGAAAAGGCTGGCTTTGAAATTAAGGGTAAACAAGATGACCTTATTTGTATGAATATTACCAAAAGTAAGTTCATAGCTGCACAAAACTGTAAGAATTAA